The Hyphomicrobium sp. 99 genome contains the following window.
AAACGATAGCGTTGCAGCCGCCCAGCAAAAGGAGCGGCAACAGAGCGATAATCCGATATGGCTTCAAGGCGATCCGCGTCCCATCGACAGTGGCTTCCTCGGTCAATCCGCTAAACTTGCGGAGCATCGAGCGACATTGGACAATTTGCCCAACGCCAGTTGGCCGCAGCGATAAACGCGGTCCAAAACCCTTGGTCGAAGCGGGAATTTCGCCAGCCTAGGCTAGGGATTTGCTGCACTGAGCTTCTGGTCCGATTCGCGGCTGATGGACCGTGCGAGCAACGACCTTATGCTTGGGCTACGCGAATTTTCTCCTCGAAAAAGGCACCGCATGGCCAAGTCAGGCAGAACGCTGACATATGATGGCGGCAGCGCTCTCGAAATTACTTCTCGATGATCTTCTCGGCCGACCTGTCGGTGGCATTCTTCAAAGCGTTATCGCGAGCCCGCTCGTTGAATTCGGGATGCTTCGCGACCGACGAACGCAGCGTCTTCCACGCTTTGAGCAGTCGCTCAGCGAGCGAGACGTCTTCGTCGCTGACAGCAGACGGACGAAACTGAGCTGCGTGCTTGAGAGCGTTGGTCTGACGCTCCATCTCAGCGATATGTTTTTCGGAAAGAGCCAGCTTCTTATCGATTTCTGACATGGGAGGACACTCCTCAGTGGCCTCAATGCAACCGCCGAGGACACCTCAGGGTTGCATGTCGCAAACGGATTGTGGGTGCCAGGAAGAAGCGCACAGCCATGACCGAACGATCCGGCATGCCTGTAGCCAATAAAACGATCAAAAACGCAGAAGCGCCCGGCCTTCGATGAAAGCCGGGCGCTTCGGAATTTAATCAAAAGTCTCGATTTGGATGCGTGCGGTGGAGCCCGTTAGGCTGCCCGCGCGGACAACCGGCGAAGCTCGCTGACGAGCGTGTCCGCCATCCGCTTCGCAGAATCGTCCTTCGCCGCAGCGAGTTCCGCTTCCGCCGCTTTGAGCTCTTCAGCAAGCGATGCCGCCGAAAGCTCTTCGACGTCATAAGCCCGCTCAGCGAGGATCGTAAGCCGGGAAGGATCGACTTCCGCAAAGCCCGACTTGACGAACAAACGCTTGCGCACGCTACCCGCCGTCACATCGAGTACCCCCGGACGGAGGGTCGAGATGACCGGCGCGTGGCCCGCGAGAACCGCAAAATCACCCTCTGCGCCCGGAACGACAACCTGATCGGCGTCGACCGAGAGCAATACCCGCTCGGGCGAGACGAGTTCAAACCTGAATGTGCCTGCCATTTTAGTTCGTCACCCTTCGAACGCTTTCGAGCTGCTCAAGCCTGAGGCGGTTGATCTTCGCCGTCGCCATCGGCGCCGGCCTTAGCCCTGACTTCTTCCGGCGTCTGCAGCTTGGTGCCGCAGAACGGACAGAAGAACAACGGATGGTCGACGAGACCCGGCTCGTCTTCCTCGAGGTCGACGAGCCCGACGGTCATGTAGATGACCTCATCCGGCCCGACAGTGATCAGAGGCTCAAAGTCGCCGCCTTCGAGAGCTTCTTTCAGCTCCTCGCAGCAACTTCCAAATGCTTTACCGGCTTCCGCCATGAATTTTTTTCTCCTGGCGGCGCGTTCGCGCGGCGTGTCCCGCGCGAAACCGCTTGGCCTGTGTTACGCCGCTTCCGCGAGCTTTTCTGCCTTGGCGATCGCTTCGTCGATCGATCCGACCATGTAGAATGCCGGCTCCGGCAGATGATCGTATTCGCCGTCGCAGAGGCCCTTGAAAGCCTTGATCGTATCCTCGAGCGAAACGAGCTTGCCGGGCGAACCCGTGAACACTTCCGCGACGTGGAACGGCTGCGACATGAAACGCTCGATCTTACGAGCGCGGGCGACCGTCAGCTTATCTTCTTCGCTCAGTTCGTCCATGCCGAGGATGGCGATGATGTCCTGAAGCGACTTGTACTTCTGCAGGATCGCCTGCACGCGGCGAGCGACCTGATAGTGCTCTTCACCGACGATGCGCGGGTCGAGCATGCGCGAGGTCGAGTCGAGCGGATCGACGGCCGGATAGATGCCTTTTTCAGCGATCGAGCGCGAAAGAACGGTCGTCGCATCAAGATGCGCGAACGAAGCAGCAGGCGCCGGGTCGGTCAAGTCGTCGGCCGGAACGTAAATGGCCTGAACCGAGGTGATCGAACCCTTCTGCGTCGTGGTGATGCGTTCCTGCAGAGCGCCCATGTCTGTCGCAAGCGTCGGCTGATAGCCCACAGCCGAAGGAATACGGCCAAGAAGCGCCGACACTTCCGAACCCGCCTGCGTGAAGCGGAAGATGTTGTCGACGAAGAACAGAACGTCCTGGCCCTGATCGCGGAAATGCTCGGCAACCGTCAGACCCGACAGCGCGACGCGAGCGCGAGCGCCCGGCGGCTCGTTCATCTGACCGTACACGAGTGCGCACTTCGAGCCAGCCGAAGAACCGTTGTTCTTCTTCGGGTCGATGTTCACCTTCGACTCGATCATTTCGTAATAGAGGTCGTTGCCCTCACGCGTACGCTCGCCGACGCCAGCGAACACCGAGTAGCCGCCGTGAGCCTTGGCGACGTTGTTGATCAATTCCATGATCAAAACCGTCTTGCCGACGCCGGCGCCGCCGAAGAGGCCGATCTTGCCGCCCTTGGCGTAAGGCGCGAGAAGATCGACGACCTTGATGCCCGTTACGAGAATTTCTGCTTCCGTCGCCTGATCTTCGAAGGTCGGCGAAGGCTGGTGGATGGCGCGGAGCGCCTTCGTCTTGATCGGGCCAGCTTCGTCAACCGGCTCGCCGATGACGTTCATGATGCGGCCGAGCGTTTCGTCGCCCACCGGCACCGAGATCGGCGAACCCGTGTCGGTGACTTCCTGACCGCGAACGAGACCTTCCGTCGAGTCCATGGCGACGGTGCGAACCGTGTTCTCGCCCAAGTGCTGCGCGACTTCGAGAACGAGGCGGTTGCCGTGGTTCGTCGTCTCGAGTGCGTTCAGAATTTCCGGCAGCTGCCCGTCGAAGTGCACGTCAACGACGGCACCCGTCACTTGGTGAATCTTCCCTACGTTTTTAGCCATTTTTTTCTCCAACGGAATTGATCAGGCGACGGACAGTGTCACCGGGATGTTGTTGCGTGTCGCCTTTGAATAGGGGCAGATCTGATGAGCTTCTTCGATCAGCGCCTGCAGCTTGTCTTTCTCCGCGCCGGGTATCGCGAGCGTCAGATGCGCCTTGAGAGCAAAGCTCGTCGCATCCTTATCGAGTGTCACTTCGCACGTGACCTTCGCCGCCTGACCGTCGAGCCCGTGCTTTTTGGCGAGCAATAGAACCGCTTGGCCGAAGCACGAAGACCACCCGAGAGCGAAAAGTTGCTCCGGATTGTGACCTTCGCCTGAGCCGCCCAGGTCCTTCGGTAGCGCCATCGCGAGCGCCAGCTTGCCGTCTTCGACAACAGCGCGTCCGTCTCGGCCGCCCTTCGTCGTTGCACGTGTCACGTACGCCATCGCCCAACCTCCGGATTAGACCGCTTCCGCGCCCGAAATGATCTCGATCAGTTCCTTGGTGATGTTCGCCTGACGCTGACGGTTGTACTTGATCGTCAGCTTGTTGATCATGTCGCCGGCGTTGCGTGTCGCGTTGTCCATCGCGGTCATCTGCGAACCGTAGAACGATGCCGAGTTCTCGAGCAGCCCGCGGAAAATTTGGGTCGAAATGTTCCGCGAGAGCAGGAAGCCAAGAACTTCTTCTTCGCTCGGCTCGTACTCGTGCACCGCCGCTCCGCCGCCCTTGGCTGCGTCGCCCGCCGTCTCGGCAACAGTTGCCGGGATGAGCTGCAAAGCCGTGGGCTTCTGCGCGATGACCGATTTGAATTCCGAGAAGAAGAGCGTCGCAACGTCGAATTCGCCCGCCTCGAACATCTCGAGGACGCGATTGGCAACGCCTTCCGCGTGCGTGAACGTCAATTGACGCACGCCCTGGAAATCCTTGCGCTCGATGATGTTGCGACCGAGATCGCGGCGCAGGTTCTCCGCACCCTTCCGGCCGACGGTCAAGATCTTGACCGTCTTGCCTTCCGCAATCAGTCGGTTTGCGTGCGCCCGTGCTAGCTTCGCAATGTTCGAGTTGAAGCCGCCGCAAAGACCGCGCTCTGCCGTCATGACGATCAGCAGGTGAACCTGGTCTTTGCCTGTGCCGATGAGCAGCGGCGAAGCGCCGTTCTTGTCGGCAACCTTCGAAGCGAGGCTGCCGAGAACCTCAGCCATCCGCTCTGCATAAGGGCGGGCGGCCGTCGCGGCTTCCTGCGCGCGGCGCAGCTTCGCCGCGGCGACCATCTGCATCGCCTTCGTGATCTTCCGCGTCGCCTTCACCGAGGCGATGCGGTTGCGCATGTCTTTTAAGCTCGCCATCGGGCGTTCTCCTCAAGGAACCCGATTAAGCTGCAAAACCCTTGGCAAACTTGTCGAGGAACTCGACCAGTTTCTTCTCGGTGTCAGCCGACAGCGCCTTCTCTTTGGCGACCGTATCGAGGATCGTCTTCTCCGACCGGAGGCCGGCGAGGACGCCCTGCTCGAACTTGCCGACTGCCGAGACCGGAATGCTGTCGAGGTAACCGCGCGTACCCGCGAAGATCACCGCAACCTGCTCTTCCATCTTCAGCGGCGAGAACTGCGGCTGCTTCAGAAGCTCTGTGAGACGTGCGCCGCGAGCAAGCAAACGCTGCGTGGCGGCATCGAGGTCCGAACCGAACTGAGCGAAGGCCGCCATTTCGCGGTACTGCGCGAGCTCGCCCTTGATCTTACCGGCAACCTGCTTCATCGCCTTCGTCTGCGCCGACGAACCGACGCGCGACACCGAAAGACCGACGTTCACGGCCGGACGGATGCCCTGATAGAAGAGATCCGACTCAAGGAAGATCTGCCCGTCGGTGATCGAGATGACGTTCGTCGGAATGTAGGCCGACACGTCGTTCGCCTGCGTTTCGATGACCGGAAGAGCCGTCAGCGAGCCGTTGCCGGCCTTGTCGCCGAGCTTGGCAGCGCGCTCGAGAAGACGAGAGTGGAGATAGAAAACGTCGCCCGGATAGGCTTCACGGCCCGGAGGACGGCGAAGCAAGAGCGACATCTGACGATAAGCGACGGCCTGCTTCGAAAGATCGTCATACGCGATAACCGCGTGCATGCCGTTGTCGCGGAAGTATTCGCCCATCGTGCAGCCGGTGAACGGCGCGAGGTACTGCATCGGAGCCGGGTCGGATGCGGTTGCCGCGACGACGATGGAATATTCAAGAGCGCCGCGCTCCTCGAGAACCTTGACGAACTGAGCGACGGTCGAGCGCTTCTGACCGACAGCGACGTAGACGCAATAGAGCTTGGCGCTCTCGTCGTTGCCCTGGTTCAGCGGCTTCTGGTTGAGGAAGGTGTCGAGAATGACGGCGGTCTTGCCGGTCTGACGGTCGCCGATGACGAGCTCGCGCTGGCCGCGGCCGATCGGGATCAGCGAGTCGATGGCCTTGAGGCCGGTTGCCATCGGTTCGTGAACCGATTTGCGGGGGAGAATGCCCGGCGCCTTGACGTCGACGCGCATGAACTTCTCAGACTTGATCGGGCCCTTGCCGTCGATCGGGTTGCCGAGACCGTCGACGACGCGGCCGAGAAGGCCCTTGCCGACCGGAACTTCAACGATGGCGCCCGTACGCTTGACGGTGTCGCCTTCCTTGATCGTGCGGTCATCGCCGAAAATAACGACGCCGACGTTATCGGCTTCGAGGTTCAGCGCCATGCCGCGAATGCCGCCTGGGAACTCGACCATTTCGCCGGCCTGGACGTTGTCGAGGCCATAGACGCGCGCGATGCCGTCACCGACCGACAGCACGGTGCCGATTTCGGAGACCTCGGCGTCCTTGCCGAAGTTTTTGATCTGATCCTTGAGGATCGAAGAAATTTCTGCGGCCCGGATTTCCATTGAGACCTCTTCCCTGGTCGTTTCCATTGACGGAGCCTGGTCCGGCCCCTTGTTCCAAATTTCTTAATTCTCGGTCGCCCGCTTGCACCGTTTGGTGCTCGCTTAGGCTCCGGCTCCGTTCAAAGCCAGCTTCAGGTTCTGAAGCTTGGTTTTGAGCGATGAATCGATCATGCGGCTGCCGACCTTGACGATCAGACCGCCAAGAATGCTCGGATCGACGCGCGTCTGCAGTGTCACGTCCTTGCCGACCGAAGCCTTCAGCGTTTCCTTCAAGGACGCGACCTGGGCATCGTTGAGAGCGAACGCGCTCGTCACCTCAGCGCTGACCTCGCCGCGAGCTTTCGCTGCGAGCGCGCGGAATGCCTTGATGATGTCTTGAATGACAAACAGACGGCGATTGGCCGTCACGAGTTTGATGAAGTTGCCCGTCAGGCCGCTGATGCCGACCTTCTCGAGGATCGCGCCGATGGCCCGGCTCTGGTCATCTGCAGCGATGACTGGGCTGCGCACGAGGCGCACGAGATCGGAGCTTTCATCCAAGAGCGCCTGGAACTTTACAAGGTCGCTCTCAATTTCATTAATCTTGGAGCTTTCGTTCGCAAGATCGAACAGTGCGGACGCGTAGCGCCCGGCCACTCCTTCAACGATTGTGTCGTTCGTCGCCACGTCGCTCTCACCGTCGCGCCTAAGGCGCATAGAGGGCAGGGCACGAAAAGCCCGGAATTCCGCCCGCTCCAAGGAAAGGCTTTTGACAAAAAAGAGCGTACGGGGCCGGAACCCACCAGCCGCCCCCCTTCAAAGCCGGGCTGTCCTTAACATGCACTCCCGAACGCTTCAACCGTGCGCCAAGAGGGCGCGTTGCCGCATAACAGAGCTGCGAGGGACCAAAATCTAAGCGTTTGGGGGCCTTCGCTGCGCGAGCGCTTCGGGATCAGCGAAGGGAATTTTCTGCGCCGTTCAAACTGCGTTCAGCCAGGACCGAATATTGAGGAGGAACAAGCCGCGCGCCAAAGCGGCCGCGCTTTGCAAGTTTGCGTCCTGGACCTCACATCCCGACACCTTGAGCCCGCTCCGGCGGGCTCATTTTTTACAGGGCGTCCCTCATGATGATTGGGAAGCGCCACGGCACTACGAAAACCAGATCAAAACCAATGTCGTACGTCTGATACTGCGGATTGCGTGCCAACCAAAGGTCGGCCGCCCGCCGCACCCTCCGGCGCATCGTCAGCGTTATCGCGTCTTCCGCGTCCTCGGTCGTCGGACGCCGCTTGACCTCGATGAACGCCACCCGGTTTTTTCGGATCGCGATAAGGTCGATCTCCCCGACCGGCGTCTTGAACCGCCTACCCAGGATCCGATGCCCGGTCGCCAGATAGACCGCCGCGACGATCGTTTCCGCCCTGAGCCCGCTGTGATGCCGCCTGCGGCGCTCCCACCTCTGCCGGAATTCGTCGTTGACGTTCGAGCTCATCCCTGTTCGCCCTTCGACTTGATGCCGAGCCCGTAGACCCGCGCCTTAGGAACTCCGAACTCGTCTGCGAGAGCCCGCGCAGCATCTTTCAGGCTCATCACTTCGAGGGCGGCGGCGAGACGAGCGCCGAGCGCCTCATCGGTGATGACCTGCGCCTGCACGGGGCCGACGACGATCACGACCTCACCTTTCATATCCTCCGTTGCCGTCCCGGCAAGCTCCGCGAGACTTCCACGAGCGATCTCCTCGTGCAATTTCGTCAGTTCGCGGGCAACGACCGCCTGCCGCTCGCCGAGCAGGCCCGCCATGTCACCGAGCGTTTCCGCGACCCGGTGCGGCGCCTCGTAGAAAACGAGACTGCCCGGTATCGGCGATAATTCCGCCAATCGCGCCCGCCTCGAAGCCTTCTTCGGCGGCAAGAACCCCGCAAAAAAGAAAGCATCCGTCGGCAAGCCACTTGCCGTTAAAGCCGCCAAAAGCGCGGATGCGCCGGGAATGGGAACGACGGGAACACCGGCCGCAGCAGCAGCGCGGACAAGCTTGAATCCCGGATCCGACAGCAGCGGCGTTCCTGCGTCCGAAATGATGGCGATGCGCTTGCCCGACTCGAGATCGCCAATCGCCCGCTCGATTTCGCGATCTTCGTTATGATCGTGAAACGGCCGCGTCCGCGCCGTGATCGAATAATGCTGCAGGAGCTTCGCGGAATGGCGCGTGTCCTCGCAATAAATAATGTCGGCGCGCGCCAGCACGCCAAGCGCCCTCAGCGTGATATCGCCAAGATTGCCGATCGGCGTTGCAACGAGATAAAGCCCAGCCTCCAACGGCTCCGACAAAAGCCGGGCGATCGCCTCCTGCGCGCGGGCACCCGGACGTGAAGCGGGAAGGGCGTCAATCTCAGACTGAGAGGATCGTTGTTCGTCAGACACGAATGCTGTCCTGTTTCCCGGCCGATTTCGAAGTGAGACCGGAAACCTATCAATACCAATATGCAGCGAGCGTCAAAAGCTCGGCCGGAAGGCCATAAAGGAATCAGGGTGAAATATGCTGCCCCTGAGCCTGCCTGAAAGCCTCAAAGGACGACAAGAGCTTTTGTGCTGAACGAATAACGCGAGTGCCCGAGGCCCTACGCGGCGATCGCGTTGCCCATCGTCGGACGCGGCTGCGACGGAGGCGCAACTCCGAGCACATGGACCGTCGCTCTACGGCGGCGGCCGCCGACATCCATCACCGCCGACAACTCATCGACGAGCGAGATCAAAGCATATTGGGCAAGATCGAGCTGCAAGGTTGCTGAGGCATGGCAACGCGTCGCCTCCTCGGCGCGAGACGCGGCACCCGTGATGATGCCGGAGATTTGGTTCCATTGCTCCGACAGCGAAAGCCGCCGGGGCTCACTCTGGCGAGGCATTTCTTTCGCCGGGTAACGGACCATCTGAGAGCGAACAAAATCAAAAACCGAAGCCGAAGCGCCGGAAATAGCGGCGTGAATGGCCTCAAAGGCGCTGGCGATCCGAATTTTCGATGTATCTGCCATAGACACAGAATCCAGAGAATTGAGAGAATAATTAAAGCTGGGATGATTTGGGGAAAGTTACAAGGATTAGTCTCGTTAAATATGTATTTATTTTATCGACGAGGAGAATAAATCCCGAAATATGCGCTCAATTACGCAAGTGCGAATTGGTAAAAGTTAAATTAGCCCCCATTGCTCATCCCCAAATTCCGGCGGGTGAATGAGCCCCAGTCCGATCGTCAGCTGAATATAACGCGACGGATATCGTCCGCCGTCGCTCCTTCCTCTCGCAGCGCCCTGAGCCCCATGTCTTGATTTGACTTCGAGAGCTTCTGCCCGTTCGACCACTTGATGAGCCGATGATGCGAATAAACGGGCTCCGGCAGATCCAGGAGTTCCTGCAGCAGGCGCTGCAAATCGGTCGCCGCCAAAAGATCCTGCCCGCGCGTCACGTGCGTCACGCCCTGACGGGCATCGTCAACGACGACGGAAAGATGATAGCTCGCAGGCACATCCTTGCGCACGATAACAGCATCGCCCCAACGCTCTGGCTCCGCTGTTCGCGTTTCAGGCGTGCCGTCTTCGGCAACCTCGACGAAAGTCAGCGGCTTCTCCCCGCGCTTCGCCTTGAGTGCTTTTAGCGCGCCGTCCATATTAAGACGCAGTGCTGGCGAATCCCCCGCGGCCATGCGCTGACCGACATCTTCGGCTGATGCTCCGCGCCAAAGCCCGGGATAAAGCGCCGCTCCGTCAGGATCTGTTTTTTCCGGATCGGCCGCCGCCGCAATCTCACTGCGCGTCGCAAAGCAGGGATAGAGAAGACCCATTTGAATGAGCCGATCCGCTGCCGCGAGATATTCCGAAAAATGTTCCGACTGCACGAGCACCGGCTCTTCCCATGAAAGGCCGAGCCAATTCAGATCTTCAAAAATTGCCGCCACGAATTCCGGACGCCGTCGCGCGACATCGATATCCTCAATGCGCAACAGAAAGCGGCCGCCATTCTTGCGAGCGACATCATGGGCGATGATGGCTGAGAGCGCGTGACCAATGTGCAAAAGCCCGTTGGGCGATGGCGCGAAACGCGTGACGGAGGACATCAGTCGCAAGAGCCCGTTCGGCCCGCACCCGGCGTGTACGTCCGCGCGATCGCCTCGACGACGCGGTCATAGGTCTTTCGTTCACTGGTCGGATAAAGCATCGCCCAACTATTTATGAGTTTGCCGCCACACGTAAAGCTGACGCGTTGATAAAATGTTTCGCCATTGCGATCGCCCGATAGAACGAACCAACGCGCCTTGATGGGCGCATAGTCGATCTTTGCGTTCGCATACTGATCGGAGATCAAGAATTTGCGATAGTCCTCCAAAGACTGGTTATCTGCATTTTCAAAAGCACCTACGAGCAATTTTGCTCTGCCGTCCTTCGATAGATAGAGACCACCTTCGTCCGTCTTCGGTTGATCGCTCTTGCGTGTGAAAATGTTGTCGGGGTAGGCAATGGCAAAACCGTGACGCTCATTGATGACGGTCGCCCAGCTGTCTTGCCAAGAACGCGCACCAGCTTGCGAAATACTGCATGCACACAAAATTGCAGCGGTTGTAATTCCAGCTATTCTCGACATTCCACGCTCTCCCACCACGCGCGAGACCACAAACCGATTTCCCTCTTTAGAGCTTCACCTCGGAGCAAAGATTTGGCCGAGCAAAGATATCCGACCGTGACGACAGAGCGCCAGCTCAAAGCTGCAGCCGCCCAGCTCGCGCAGCAATGCAAAGTCATGTCGCAGATATTCAAACGCACCGGCGCGCCCCTGATACGAAAATATCCGCCCGATTTTTCAGGCCTCGCGAAAATCGTTGTCGGTCAGCAACTCTCCGCCCAAAGCTCGGCGGCAATCTGGTTGCGCGTCGAGGCGGCACTGCTGCCGTTCACGCCTAAAACGATGATGGCGCAAAGTGACGACTCGCTGAAAGCCCTTGGCCTGTCGAACGGCAAAATACGAACGCTCAAAGCGCTGTCCCGCGCCGTGCTCGAAGACGAGTTGAACTTCGAAAGGCTGAATACTTCCGCCGAGCCCATGATCGTCGAGCGGCTGACCGCAATTCACGGCATCGGTCCGTGGACCGCCGATATCTATCTTCTCTTTGCGCTGGCGCGCCGGGATGCCTTCGCCC
Protein-coding sequences here:
- a CDS encoding F0F1 ATP synthase subunit epsilon, encoding MAGTFRFELVSPERVLLSVDADQVVVPGAEGDFAVLAGHAPVISTLRPGVLDVTAGSVRKRLFVKSGFAEVDPSRLTILAERAYDVEELSAASLAEELKAAEAELAAAKDDSAKRMADTLVSELRRLSARAA
- the rsmI gene encoding 16S rRNA (cytidine(1402)-2'-O)-methyltransferase, which codes for MSDEQRSSQSEIDALPASRPGARAQEAIARLLSEPLEAGLYLVATPIGNLGDITLRALGVLARADIIYCEDTRHSAKLLQHYSITARTRPFHDHNEDREIERAIGDLESGKRIAIISDAGTPLLSDPGFKLVRAAAAAGVPVVPIPGASALLAALTASGLPTDAFFFAGFLPPKKASRRARLAELSPIPGSLVFYEAPHRVAETLGDMAGLLGERQAVVARELTKLHEEIARGSLAELAGTATEDMKGEVVIVVGPVQAQVITDEALGARLAAALEVMSLKDAARALADEFGVPKARVYGLGIKSKGEQG
- a CDS encoding DNA-3-methyladenine glycosylase, whose translation is MAEQRYPTVTTERQLKAAAAQLAQQCKVMSQIFKRTGAPLIRKYPPDFSGLAKIVVGQQLSAQSSAAIWLRVEAALLPFTPKTMMAQSDDSLKALGLSNGKIRTLKALSRAVLEDELNFERLNTSAEPMIVERLTAIHGIGPWTADIYLLFALARRDAFAPGDLALQLAVQHHFKLERRPTAEELEEIAERWRPARAVAARLLWADYAFARRALLGKAAKPIVTKTYKTLK
- the atpA gene encoding F0F1 ATP synthase subunit alpha; its protein translation is MEIRAAEISSILKDQIKNFGKDAEVSEIGTVLSVGDGIARVYGLDNVQAGEMVEFPGGIRGMALNLEADNVGVVIFGDDRTIKEGDTVKRTGAIVEVPVGKGLLGRVVDGLGNPIDGKGPIKSEKFMRVDVKAPGILPRKSVHEPMATGLKAIDSLIPIGRGQRELVIGDRQTGKTAVILDTFLNQKPLNQGNDESAKLYCVYVAVGQKRSTVAQFVKVLEERGALEYSIVVAATASDPAPMQYLAPFTGCTMGEYFRDNGMHAVIAYDDLSKQAVAYRQMSLLLRRPPGREAYPGDVFYLHSRLLERAAKLGDKAGNGSLTALPVIETQANDVSAYIPTNVISITDGQIFLESDLFYQGIRPAVNVGLSVSRVGSSAQTKAMKQVAGKIKGELAQYREMAAFAQFGSDLDAATQRLLARGARLTELLKQPQFSPLKMEEQVAVIFAGTRGYLDSIPVSAVGKFEQGVLAGLRSEKTILDTVAKEKALSADTEKKLVEFLDKFAKGFAA
- a CDS encoding YraN family protein; translated protein: MSSNVNDEFRQRWERRRRHHSGLRAETIVAAVYLATGHRILGRRFKTPVGEIDLIAIRKNRVAFIEVKRRPTTEDAEDAITLTMRRRVRRAADLWLARNPQYQTYDIGFDLVFVVPWRFPIIMRDAL
- a CDS encoding organic hydroperoxide resistance protein, yielding MAYVTRATTKGGRDGRAVVEDGKLALAMALPKDLGGSGEGHNPEQLFALGWSSCFGQAVLLLAKKHGLDGQAAKVTCEVTLDKDATSFALKAHLTLAIPGAEKDKLQALIEEAHQICPYSKATRNNIPVTLSVA
- the atpD gene encoding F0F1 ATP synthase subunit beta encodes the protein MAKNVGKIHQVTGAVVDVHFDGQLPEILNALETTNHGNRLVLEVAQHLGENTVRTVAMDSTEGLVRGQEVTDTGSPISVPVGDETLGRIMNVIGEPVDEAGPIKTKALRAIHQPSPTFEDQATEAEILVTGIKVVDLLAPYAKGGKIGLFGGAGVGKTVLIMELINNVAKAHGGYSVFAGVGERTREGNDLYYEMIESKVNIDPKKNNGSSAGSKCALVYGQMNEPPGARARVALSGLTVAEHFRDQGQDVLFFVDNIFRFTQAGSEVSALLGRIPSAVGYQPTLATDMGALQERITTTQKGSITSVQAIYVPADDLTDPAPAASFAHLDATTVLSRSIAEKGIYPAVDPLDSTSRMLDPRIVGEEHYQVARRVQAILQKYKSLQDIIAILGMDELSEEDKLTVARARKIERFMSQPFHVAEVFTGSPGKLVSLEDTIKAFKGLCDGEYDHLPEPAFYMVGSIDEAIAKAEKLAEAA
- a CDS encoding F0F1 ATP synthase subunit delta gives rise to the protein MATNDTIVEGVAGRYASALFDLANESSKINEIESDLVKFQALLDESSDLVRLVRSPVIAADDQSRAIGAILEKVGISGLTGNFIKLVTANRRLFVIQDIIKAFRALAAKARGEVSAEVTSAFALNDAQVASLKETLKASVGKDVTLQTRVDPSILGGLIVKVGSRMIDSSLKTKLQNLKLALNGAGA
- the gluQRS gene encoding tRNA glutamyl-Q(34) synthetase GluQRS encodes the protein MSSVTRFAPSPNGLLHIGHALSAIIAHDVARKNGGRFLLRIEDIDVARRRPEFVAAIFEDLNWLGLSWEEPVLVQSEHFSEYLAAADRLIQMGLLYPCFATRSEIAAAADPEKTDPDGAALYPGLWRGASAEDVGQRMAAGDSPALRLNMDGALKALKAKRGEKPLTFVEVAEDGTPETRTAEPERWGDAVIVRKDVPASYHLSVVVDDARQGVTHVTRGQDLLAATDLQRLLQELLDLPEPVYSHHRLIKWSNGQKLSKSNQDMGLRALREEGATADDIRRVIFS
- a CDS encoding F0F1 ATP synthase subunit gamma, yielding MASLKDMRNRIASVKATRKITKAMQMVAAAKLRRAQEAATAARPYAERMAEVLGSLASKVADKNGASPLLIGTGKDQVHLLIVMTAERGLCGGFNSNIAKLARAHANRLIAEGKTVKILTVGRKGAENLRRDLGRNIIERKDFQGVRQLTFTHAEGVANRVLEMFEAGEFDVATLFFSEFKSVIAQKPTALQLIPATVAETAGDAAKGGGAAVHEYEPSEEEVLGFLLSRNISTQIFRGLLENSASFYGSQMTAMDNATRNAGDMINKLTIKYNRQRQANITKELIEIISGAEAV